The Paenibacillus uliginis N3/975 genome has a window encoding:
- the carB gene encoding carbamoyl-phosphate synthase large subunit: MPKNEQLKKILVIGSGPIVIGQAAEFDYAGTQACQALQEEGIEVVLINSNPATIMTDTNMADKVYIEPITLDFVTQIIRQERPDGLLPTLGGQTGLNMAVELARAGILEQENVKLLGTQLDSIEKAEDRDLFRELMRELEQPVPESTIVTTLEEALDFAEEIGYPLIVRPAYTLGGTGGGICADEEELRETVSSGIRYSPINQCLIEKSIAGMKEVEYEVMRDANDNCIVVCNMENFDPVGVHTGDSIVVAPSQTLSDREYQMLRSASLKIIRALNIEGGCNVQFALDPNSYQYYVIEVNPRVSRSSALASKATGYPIAKMAAKIAMGYTLDEIVNPVTGQTYACFEPTLDYIVSKIPRWPFDKFISANRKLGTQMKATGEVMAIGRTFEESIHKAVRSLEIGVHRLYLKGAEELSEEVLEQRLIKADDERIFLIAEAFRRGYELQQIQDLTNIDWWFLDKIEGLIKYESHIRSEAALTYETLYEAKRLGFTDRAIAELRAEGKAASHTTEESIRFLRHEHNLRPVYKMVDTCAAEFESSTPYYYSTYETENEVIETSKEKIIVLGSGPIRIGQGIEFDYSTVHAVWAIQKAGYEAVIINNNPETVSTDFNTSDRLYFEPLFFEDVMNVIEQEKPVGVIVQFGGQTAINLAAPLRKAGVNILGTSLESIDEAEDRKKFEALLSRLNIAQPKGKTVITVDEAVGTAQMLGYPVLVRPSYVLGGRAMEIVYSDSELLSYMEQAVKINPEHPVLIDRYMLGKEVEVDAICDGDTVLIPGIMEHVERAGVHSGDSIAVYPPQYLTDELKTKITNITIKIAKELKTYGLVNIQFIIFKNEVYVIEVNPRSSRTVPFLSKVTGIPMANLATQAILGIKLKDLGYEEGMWPESEHVSVKVPVFSFAKLRRVEPTLGPEMKSTGEVMGRDVKYAKALYKGLIGAGMKIPSTGAIIATVADKDKEEAAALLKGFHKLGYKIIATGGTAAALKEAGLDVTTVNKLSEGTPNILDMIRTGEANFVFNTLTKGKTPERDGFRIRREAVENGVVCMTSLDTVRELLTMLETINFTSEAMPV; this comes from the coding sequence ATGCCTAAAAATGAACAGTTGAAAAAAATTCTCGTCATCGGCTCGGGCCCGATCGTCATCGGTCAGGCAGCAGAATTTGATTATGCCGGCACACAGGCTTGCCAGGCTTTGCAAGAAGAAGGTATTGAGGTTGTCCTGATCAACAGCAACCCAGCCACCATCATGACCGACACGAACATGGCGGACAAAGTATATATTGAACCGATCACCCTCGATTTCGTCACGCAAATCATCCGTCAGGAACGTCCTGATGGATTGCTGCCGACACTTGGTGGTCAAACGGGACTTAACATGGCAGTGGAACTGGCACGAGCCGGCATTCTTGAGCAGGAGAATGTGAAGCTGCTCGGCACACAGCTTGATTCAATTGAGAAGGCGGAGGACCGTGACCTGTTCCGTGAGCTTATGCGTGAGCTGGAGCAACCGGTACCGGAGAGCACGATTGTAACAACGCTGGAAGAAGCGCTTGATTTTGCGGAAGAGATTGGTTACCCGCTGATTGTTCGTCCGGCATATACGCTGGGCGGCACGGGGGGCGGGATTTGCGCCGATGAAGAGGAGCTGCGCGAAACGGTATCCTCGGGTATCCGCTACAGCCCGATCAACCAGTGCTTGATTGAGAAAAGTATCGCTGGTATGAAAGAAGTGGAATACGAAGTCATGCGTGATGCGAACGACAACTGTATCGTCGTCTGCAACATGGAGAACTTTGATCCGGTAGGTGTGCATACGGGTGACAGCATCGTTGTGGCTCCAAGCCAGACGCTGTCCGATCGTGAGTACCAGATGCTGAGATCCGCTTCATTAAAAATCATCCGTGCGCTGAACATCGAGGGCGGCTGCAACGTGCAATTTGCACTGGATCCAAACAGCTATCAATACTACGTAATCGAAGTGAACCCGCGGGTAAGCCGCTCTTCAGCCTTGGCTTCGAAAGCTACCGGCTATCCGATTGCCAAAATGGCCGCAAAAATCGCGATGGGTTACACGCTGGATGAAATCGTAAACCCGGTTACCGGTCAAACGTACGCATGTTTCGAGCCGACGCTGGATTACATCGTCAGCAAAATCCCGCGCTGGCCGTTTGATAAATTCATTTCCGCTAACCGTAAGCTCGGTACCCAAATGAAAGCGACTGGCGAAGTTATGGCCATTGGCCGTACGTTCGAAGAGTCGATTCACAAGGCGGTCCGCTCGCTTGAAATCGGTGTGCACCGCCTCTACCTGAAGGGTGCGGAGGAACTCAGTGAAGAAGTGCTGGAACAGCGGCTGATTAAAGCGGATGACGAGCGTATCTTCTTAATCGCTGAAGCCTTCCGTCGCGGCTATGAGTTGCAACAAATCCAGGATCTAACCAACATTGACTGGTGGTTCCTCGATAAGATTGAAGGACTCATTAAATATGAAAGTCATATTCGCAGCGAAGCTGCACTGACATATGAAACACTGTATGAAGCGAAGCGCCTCGGATTTACGGACCGCGCCATTGCGGAGCTGCGTGCCGAAGGCAAGGCAGCATCACACACAACCGAAGAATCGATCCGGTTCCTTCGCCATGAGCACAACCTTCGTCCGGTGTACAAGATGGTTGATACCTGTGCGGCAGAATTTGAATCTTCAACACCTTACTATTACTCAACGTATGAAACAGAGAACGAAGTGATCGAGACGTCGAAGGAGAAAATTATCGTGCTTGGTTCGGGTCCGATCCGGATCGGTCAAGGTATCGAGTTCGACTACTCTACCGTACATGCGGTATGGGCTATCCAGAAAGCCGGATATGAAGCGGTTATTATTAACAATAACCCGGAAACGGTATCGACCGACTTTAACACATCGGACCGCCTATACTTCGAACCGCTGTTCTTCGAAGACGTCATGAACGTCATCGAGCAGGAGAAACCGGTTGGTGTCATCGTTCAATTCGGTGGACAGACTGCAATTAATCTGGCAGCACCGCTGAGAAAAGCAGGGGTGAATATCCTTGGAACAAGCCTGGAAAGCATCGATGAAGCCGAAGACCGTAAGAAATTCGAAGCACTGCTATCCCGACTGAACATCGCTCAACCGAAAGGCAAAACGGTTATTACGGTGGATGAGGCAGTAGGCACCGCACAGATGCTTGGCTACCCGGTACTGGTGAGACCTTCTTACGTGCTTGGCGGACGCGCGATGGAAATCGTGTACTCCGACAGCGAACTGCTGAGTTACATGGAACAAGCAGTGAAGATTAATCCGGAGCATCCGGTCTTGATCGACCGTTACATGCTTGGGAAGGAAGTGGAAGTGGACGCCATCTGCGATGGCGATACAGTCTTGATTCCGGGTATCATGGAGCATGTGGAACGTGCTGGTGTTCACTCCGGAGACTCTATCGCAGTCTACCCACCACAGTACCTTACAGATGAGCTGAAAACAAAGATTACAAATATTACGATCAAAATTGCCAAAGAACTGAAAACTTACGGACTTGTAAACATCCAGTTCATCATCTTCAAAAATGAAGTCTACGTCATTGAAGTGAATCCACGCTCTTCCCGTACAGTACCGTTCCTGAGCAAAGTAACGGGTATTCCGATGGCTAATCTGGCTACTCAGGCTATCCTCGGAATCAAACTGAAAGACCTCGGTTACGAGGAAGGCATGTGGCCTGAAAGCGAGCATGTATCGGTAAAAGTACCGGTATTCTCCTTCGCGAAGCTGCGCCGCGTTGAGCCTACGCTTGGTCCAGAAATGAAGTCAACTGGCGAAGTTATGGGACGCGATGTGAAGTATGCCAAAGCACTTTACAAGGGTCTGATCGGCGCCGGCATGAAGATTCCGTCGACAGGAGCAATTATTGCTACAGTGGCGGACAAGGACAAGGAAGAAGCAGCAGCCCTGCTGAAAGGATTCCATAAGCTAGGTTACAAAATCATCGCTACCGGCGGCACTGCAGCTGCATTGAAGGAAGCGGGACTTGACGTGACAACGGTTAACAAGCTGTCAGAAGGAACGCCTAACATTCTCGACATGATCCGCACCGGTGAAGCGAACTTCGTCTTTAACACGCTGACTAAAGGAAAGACACCGGAGCGTGACGGATTCCGGATCCGCCGTGAAGCGGTGGAGAATGGTGTGGTTTGTATGACATCCCTAGATACGGTACGGGAGCTTCTTACGATGCTGGAGACGATAAACTTCACCTCAGAAGCAATGCCTGTATAA
- a CDS encoding carbamoyl phosphate synthase small subunit: MTGVNGMQAQARLLLEDGTLFSGKAFGADAEMTGEVVFNTGITGYQEVLSDPSYCGQIVTMTYPLIGNYGITRDDFEAIRPFVHGFVVRRHEPVPSNWRAEYSVDSLLKEYGIPGISEIDTRMLTRIIRHHGTMKGILTTSSKPVEELMEMLNDTSIPQLRNQVARTSTPQMFTSPGQKERIVLVDFGAKSGILRELTARGCDVIVVPHDTTADEIRRLHPDGIQLSNGPGDPKDVPYAVDMIKELLGEYPIFGICLGHQLFALASGADTEKLKFGHRGGNHPVKELSSGRCYITSQNHGYTVNEDSIAGTDLEITHINNNDKTVEGLKHTKYPAFSVQYHPEAAPGPHDSSYLFDEFLEMIAHHKKNEIRKPRQAVLAAAVKGAR, from the coding sequence ATGACAGGAGTGAATGGGATGCAGGCACAGGCAAGATTGTTACTGGAAGACGGCACGCTGTTCAGCGGAAAAGCCTTTGGCGCGGATGCTGAAATGACCGGAGAGGTTGTTTTCAATACTGGAATTACAGGATATCAGGAGGTGCTGTCGGACCCATCATACTGTGGGCAGATTGTAACGATGACATACCCCCTGATCGGCAACTACGGTATCACGCGGGACGACTTTGAGGCGATCCGGCCGTTCGTACATGGCTTTGTTGTTCGCCGGCATGAGCCTGTACCAAGCAACTGGCGCGCGGAGTACAGTGTGGATAGTCTGCTGAAGGAGTACGGCATACCGGGAATTAGTGAAATTGACACTCGGATGCTTACACGGATTATCCGCCACCACGGCACAATGAAAGGGATCTTGACAACATCCTCTAAGCCGGTGGAAGAACTGATGGAAATGCTGAACGACACATCGATTCCGCAGCTCCGGAACCAGGTAGCCCGTACATCCACTCCACAAATGTTCACCAGCCCGGGTCAAAAAGAGCGTATCGTGCTCGTTGACTTCGGTGCGAAGAGCGGTATTTTGAGAGAGTTGACGGCACGCGGCTGCGATGTCATCGTCGTACCTCACGACACGACAGCAGACGAAATCCGCCGCTTGCACCCAGACGGTATACAACTTTCGAACGGCCCTGGGGACCCGAAAGACGTTCCTTATGCTGTCGATATGATTAAGGAGCTTCTTGGCGAATATCCGATCTTCGGTATCTGTCTCGGTCATCAGCTGTTCGCACTTGCGTCTGGCGCAGATACAGAAAAGCTGAAGTTCGGTCACCGTGGAGGCAACCACCCGGTTAAAGAACTGTCGAGCGGTCGCTGCTACATTACGTCACAAAATCACGGTTATACCGTAAACGAAGATTCCATCGCGGGTACGGACCTTGAAATTACACATATCAACAACAACGATAAAACGGTTGAGGGATTGAAACATACTAAATATCCGGCTTTCTCGGTACAGTACCATCCAGAAGCCGCTCCTGGACCGCATGATAGCAGTTATCTGTTCGATGAATTCCTTGAAATGATCGCACACCACAAGAAAAATGAAATCAGGAAGCCGCGTCAAGCGGTTCTGGCCGCAGCCGTGAAAGGAGCTCGCTAA
- a CDS encoding dihydroorotase, which translates to MLQIIKNANVINEQGQLERKVIIIDNGVIQSVTSEDHELPEQSGIRVIDAEGKLVTPGFIDMHVHLREPGFEHKETIESGSRSAVKGGFSTIACMPNTKPVTDNADTVALVLEKARQANLVKVLPYAAITKNELGRELTDFEALKAAGAIGFTDDGVGVQNAQMMKDAMKKAASMGMPVIAHCEDESLVKGACVTEGKFAEQHGLKGIPNESEAIHVGRDILLTEATGVHYHVCHVSTEQSVRLIRQAKAIGISVTAEVCPHHLVLSDEDIPGLDANWKMNPPLRSPRDVEACIEGLLDGTLDMIVTDHAPHSEEEKAKGMELAPFGIVGFETAFPLLYTKFVATGKWDLSMLVQRMTSDPARVFGLNSGVLKAGAPADLTMIDLENEKEVDPENFATKGRNTPFTGWKLKGWPVMTWVDGEIKWSEHNGFE; encoded by the coding sequence GTGCTACAAATTATTAAGAATGCCAATGTGATTAATGAACAGGGACAACTCGAACGGAAGGTTATCATCATTGATAACGGAGTGATTCAATCCGTCACAAGCGAAGATCATGAACTGCCGGAACAAAGCGGCATCCGCGTGATTGATGCGGAAGGAAAGCTGGTCACACCGGGATTCATAGATATGCATGTACACCTGAGAGAGCCTGGCTTTGAGCATAAGGAAACGATCGAGAGCGGCAGCCGCTCTGCGGTTAAAGGCGGTTTCAGCACGATCGCCTGCATGCCAAATACAAAGCCTGTAACAGATAACGCAGACACTGTGGCCCTTGTGCTGGAGAAGGCGCGGCAGGCAAATCTGGTGAAAGTGCTGCCCTATGCGGCAATCACCAAGAATGAGCTCGGAAGAGAGCTCACGGATTTTGAAGCTCTAAAAGCGGCAGGAGCGATTGGCTTCACCGACGACGGAGTCGGTGTGCAGAATGCGCAAATGATGAAGGACGCAATGAAAAAAGCAGCCTCGATGGGCATGCCGGTCATTGCACACTGTGAAGATGAATCGCTGGTAAAAGGAGCCTGCGTGACGGAAGGGAAGTTCGCCGAGCAGCATGGACTCAAGGGTATACCGAACGAATCAGAAGCCATCCATGTCGGACGCGATATACTGCTGACGGAAGCAACAGGCGTTCACTATCATGTATGTCATGTAAGCACCGAACAGTCGGTAAGGCTCATCCGCCAGGCTAAAGCGATTGGAATATCTGTAACCGCTGAGGTGTGTCCGCATCACCTGGTGCTGTCTGATGAAGACATCCCTGGCCTTGATGCCAATTGGAAAATGAATCCGCCACTGCGCTCACCACGTGATGTAGAGGCCTGCATCGAGGGACTGCTGGACGGCACGCTCGATATGATCGTAACCGACCATGCTCCGCACAGCGAAGAGGAGAAGGCCAAGGGGATGGAACTTGCACCATTTGGGATTGTAGGCTTTGAGACAGCTTTCCCGCTGCTCTACACGAAATTTGTTGCTACAGGCAAGTGGGATCTCTCCATGCTGGTACAGCGAATGACAAGTGACCCTGCCAGAGTGTTCGGGCTGAACAGTGGTGTGCTGAAAGCAGGCGCACCTGCCGACCTAACCATGATAGATCTGGAAAATGAGAAAGAAGTGGATCCGGAAAACTTCGCAACGAAAGGTCGCAACACACCGTTTACGGGCTGGAAGCTGAAAGGCTGGCCTGTGATGACATGGGTGGACGGCGAGATAAAGTGGTCTGAACATAACGGATTTGAGTAA
- a CDS encoding aspartate carbamoyltransferase catalytic subunit, protein MLTATSVKERSLLGLKDLSREEIQSILNRAAYWEAQSEKVVPALSQKFVVNMFFENSTRTRFSFEMAEKRLGAEVMNFSAGVSSVEKGESIYDTVRTLESLGVDAGVIRLKPVGVLQELAQSISIPLVNAGDGNNEHPTQALLDLYTMKKAFGDIKGLTVSIIGDVRHSRVARSNVWALNKLGAKVQLCAPDSMVSSTLKEHASYVSMEEALKADVVMMLRVQLERHNQGLFKSTAEYRDQYGLTEERAAGLSGHTIIMHPAPVNRNVEIDDAVVECPRSVIFQQMTHGVPIRMAVMERAMKG, encoded by the coding sequence ATGCTGACCGCAACTTCTGTAAAAGAACGAAGCCTGCTTGGACTTAAAGATCTCAGCCGCGAAGAAATTCAATCGATCTTAAACCGGGCCGCCTACTGGGAGGCACAGAGCGAAAAGGTAGTACCTGCATTAAGCCAAAAATTTGTAGTGAACATGTTTTTTGAAAACAGCACAAGAACCCGCTTTTCTTTCGAGATGGCCGAAAAACGTCTGGGAGCCGAAGTGATGAACTTTTCTGCGGGGGTATCAAGCGTGGAAAAAGGGGAATCCATCTACGATACGGTACGGACTCTTGAATCACTCGGGGTAGACGCGGGCGTCATCCGGCTTAAACCGGTAGGTGTATTGCAGGAGCTGGCTCAGTCTATATCCATACCGCTGGTTAATGCGGGGGACGGCAACAACGAACATCCGACTCAAGCGCTGCTGGATCTTTACACGATGAAGAAGGCATTCGGCGACATAAAGGGACTGACGGTGTCCATTATTGGAGATGTTAGGCACAGCCGGGTTGCACGATCGAACGTCTGGGCTCTGAATAAACTCGGAGCGAAAGTGCAGTTGTGCGCTCCGGACTCGATGGTATCATCTACGCTTAAGGAACACGCTTCCTATGTGAGCATGGAAGAGGCACTTAAAGCGGATGTGGTCATGATGCTTCGGGTACAGCTTGAGCGTCACAACCAAGGGCTGTTCAAATCAACCGCCGAGTACCGCGATCAATACGGCTTGACGGAAGAGCGGGCTGCTGGATTATCGGGGCATACGATTATTATGCATCCGGCTCCAGTAAACCGAAATGTGGAGATCGATGATGCAGTTGTAGAGTGCCCGCGGTCGGTGATTTTCCAGCAGATGACGCACGGAGTGCCAATTAGGATGGCAGTCATGGAACGGGCCATGAAGGGTTAA
- the pyrR gene encoding bifunctional pyr operon transcriptional regulator/uracil phosphoribosyltransferase PyrR: MSNEQHVIMDETAIRRALTRIAHEILEKNKGIEDCVLIGIRTRGVYLAQRIAERINEIEGTPITWGEIDVTSYRDDRESASGERSEGAKLSPEHLNIHDKKVILFDDVLFTGRTIRAAMDALMDCGRPRMIQLAVLADRGHRELPIRPDYIGKNVPTSKHEEIIVALSEVDGKDEVTISQREER, from the coding sequence ATGAGCAATGAACAGCATGTGATTATGGACGAAACGGCAATTCGCCGGGCTCTGACAAGAATCGCTCATGAAATATTGGAAAAGAACAAAGGGATTGAGGACTGTGTCCTTATCGGAATACGGACTAGAGGCGTATATCTGGCGCAGCGGATCGCAGAGCGCATTAACGAGATCGAAGGAACACCGATTACCTGGGGAGAAATCGACGTAACATCTTACAGGGACGACCGGGAGTCAGCTTCTGGAGAGCGTTCAGAGGGAGCGAAGCTAAGCCCTGAACACCTTAACATACACGACAAAAAAGTTATCCTGTTCGACGACGTACTCTTTACAGGTCGCACAATCCGGGCAGCGATGGACGCACTGATGGATTGCGGACGACCTCGGATGATACAGCTGGCGGTATTGGCAGACCGTGGACACCGGGAACTACCGATTCGGCCCGATTATATCGGTAAGAACGTGCCAACCTCCAAACATGAAGAGATTATTGTGGCACTATCAGAAGTCGACGGCAAGGACGAAGTAACCATCTCGCAGAGAGAGGAACGATAA
- a CDS encoding LL-diaminopimelate aminotransferase: protein MSIERYQKTYIQQNFADRIGGANYGKDTAIYKFEKIKRANAAAKKEFPDTELIDMGVGEPDEMADAGIVSKLAEEAAKPENRGYADNGIPEFKQAAVRYLKRVFNVDGLDADTEVLHSIGSKPALAMLPSCFINPGDVTIMTVPGYPVLGTHTKYLGGEVYTVELKKENAFLPDMNTIPEDIAKRAKLLYLNYPNNPTGASASVEFFEEVIAWARQYNVVVIHDAPYAALTYDGLKPLSFLSVPGAKDVGVELHSLSKSYNMTGWRIGFIAGNPLVVKAFGDVKDNNDSGQFIAIQKAAVWGLDHPEITEKIARKYSRRHDMLVGVLNEIGFKAEKPKGSFFLYVEAPKGIKGGRRFESGEEFSQYLIREKLISTVPWDDAGHFVRFSVTFIADSEEYEKRVIGEIRSRLNDVEFEF from the coding sequence ATGAGTATTGAACGATATCAGAAAACGTATATCCAGCAAAACTTCGCAGATCGGATCGGCGGGGCCAATTACGGCAAGGATACCGCCATTTATAAATTTGAAAAAATTAAAAGAGCCAATGCCGCCGCTAAAAAGGAATTTCCGGACACGGAATTGATTGATATGGGCGTTGGAGAGCCAGATGAGATGGCGGATGCCGGCATAGTGAGCAAGCTTGCTGAAGAAGCAGCCAAGCCAGAGAACCGCGGTTATGCAGATAACGGGATACCGGAATTTAAACAAGCTGCTGTCAGATATCTGAAGCGGGTATTTAACGTAGATGGACTGGATGCTGACACAGAGGTGCTGCATTCCATTGGTTCCAAGCCCGCACTTGCTATGCTGCCATCCTGTTTCATCAATCCGGGTGATGTGACCATCATGACGGTTCCGGGTTATCCGGTTCTCGGAACCCATACTAAATACCTTGGCGGGGAAGTATACACGGTGGAATTGAAAAAGGAAAATGCCTTTCTTCCGGATATGAACACTATTCCCGAGGATATCGCTAAGCGTGCGAAATTACTGTATTTGAACTACCCAAACAATCCTACAGGAGCAAGCGCTTCGGTTGAATTTTTCGAAGAGGTTATAGCGTGGGCCCGTCAATATAATGTGGTCGTTATACATGATGCGCCTTATGCCGCTCTTACTTATGATGGCTTGAAGCCTCTGAGCTTCCTGTCCGTCCCGGGAGCAAAAGATGTTGGCGTCGAGCTCCACTCGCTCTCCAAATCGTACAACATGACCGGATGGCGTATCGGCTTTATTGCAGGTAATCCACTCGTTGTGAAAGCATTCGGAGATGTGAAGGACAATAACGATTCCGGACAGTTTATTGCGATCCAGAAAGCAGCTGTTTGGGGGCTTGATCATCCGGAAATAACGGAGAAAATCGCGAGGAAATATTCCCGCCGCCACGATATGCTGGTTGGAGTATTGAACGAGATCGGCTTCAAAGCCGAGAAACCGAAGGGCTCCTTCTTTCTGTATGTCGAAGCGCCGAAAGGGATTAAAGGAGGACGCCGATTTGAGTCAGGTGAGGAGTTCTCCCAGTATTTGATCCGGGAAAAACTCATTTCCACAGTGCCGTGGGATGATGCGGGACATTTTGTACGCTTCTCGGTTACGTTCATCGCTGACAGTGAAGAGTATGAGAAGCGGGTTATTGGAGAAATACGCAGCCGTCTGAATGATGTCGAATTTGAATTTTAG
- the abc-f gene encoding ribosomal protection-like ABC-F family protein, with product MNLINAKELTQYYGANLVLDHIHFEINEGDKVGLIGCNGSGKTTLMCLLAGQLAPDEGQLMIKKHTRIGYLAQIPTVEEHCTIFDVLTQGLEELNECRRQMSELEQMMADPVYAESDEELERLLRRYASLQERFESEGGYEMEANIDQVALGLGISKAAYGLRFGSLSGGEQTRVALASQLIVKPELLLLDEPTNHLDLTRTEWLESYLRDYVGTCVIISHDRYFLDRVISKTIELEDGEAFTSAGGYTVYMKEKEERLLQQFNAYQEQQKKIKKMKETIKQLEEWGRNGDNEKFFKRAASMRRALERMERIKRPVLERRQAEFALDSQDRSGRRVAVFEQIKKSYGNQSVLKDVNGLLEYGDKIALMGQNGSGKTTLFKILLGEENPDSGQMERGSRVEVGYLAQQEEPSDRKETVLGYFKKIASVEEGEARGMLARYLFYGSDVFRTVGQLSGGEWTRLRLALLMHQKPNLLLLDEPTNHLDIASREALEEALSDYTGTVLAISHDRYFVNRLAQRIWELQDGRLTVFHGNYDAFREKKLEQLTRTQAYAHETLKQDHSDRLLSGFSHRVEPSSMSSSGDKVAHSKKERVDLNTSMELQKKSRNSERYAEVKIQQLEQDIATLEARIHELDSKMEVESVQAEETDHLVKLEQRWKERETLAQRRDELLSEWLELS from the coding sequence ATGAATTTAATTAATGCTAAGGAATTAACCCAATATTACGGCGCGAATCTCGTGCTTGACCATATTCATTTTGAAATTAATGAAGGAGATAAAGTAGGATTGATTGGCTGTAACGGAAGTGGGAAAACAACGCTGATGTGCCTGCTTGCCGGGCAGCTAGCGCCGGATGAAGGCCAGCTTATGATTAAAAAACATACGAGAATCGGCTATTTAGCTCAAATTCCGACGGTTGAAGAGCATTGTACCATATTCGATGTTTTAACACAGGGTCTGGAAGAGCTGAACGAGTGCCGCCGTCAAATGTCTGAGCTGGAGCAGATGATGGCTGATCCTGTTTATGCCGAAAGTGACGAGGAGCTGGAACGGCTTCTCAGGAGATACGCTTCTCTTCAGGAGCGCTTTGAAAGTGAAGGCGGATATGAGATGGAGGCGAACATCGATCAGGTTGCTCTAGGACTGGGTATTTCGAAAGCGGCGTATGGTCTTCGGTTCGGATCATTGTCTGGAGGGGAACAAACCCGTGTGGCATTGGCTTCCCAACTGATCGTAAAGCCGGAGCTGCTACTGTTGGATGAACCGACTAACCACCTCGACTTGACTCGTACCGAATGGTTGGAATCTTATTTGCGGGATTATGTGGGGACTTGTGTAATTATTTCTCATGACCGTTACTTTCTGGACAGAGTGATATCAAAAACGATTGAACTGGAAGATGGCGAAGCCTTTACGTCGGCTGGTGGATATACAGTCTATATGAAGGAGAAGGAAGAGCGGCTACTGCAGCAATTCAACGCGTATCAGGAGCAGCAGAAGAAAATCAAAAAGATGAAAGAGACCATTAAGCAGTTGGAAGAGTGGGGGCGAAACGGAGATAACGAGAAATTTTTCAAGCGTGCGGCTTCTATGCGCCGGGCACTGGAGAGAATGGAGCGCATCAAGCGTCCGGTGCTGGAGCGTCGTCAGGCGGAATTTGCTCTTGATTCACAGGATCGTTCCGGCCGCAGAGTTGCAGTCTTTGAACAGATAAAAAAATCCTACGGTAATCAATCCGTACTTAAAGATGTAAACGGCTTGCTGGAGTATGGAGACAAGATTGCTTTGATGGGTCAAAATGGCAGCGGCAAGACCACGTTGTTTAAGATTCTGCTCGGAGAAGAGAACCCTGATTCCGGACAGATGGAACGGGGCTCAAGAGTTGAGGTTGGTTATTTGGCTCAGCAGGAGGAACCATCCGATCGAAAAGAAACCGTACTGGGTTATTTCAAAAAGATTGCCAGTGTCGAAGAGGGGGAAGCACGCGGTATGCTGGCCCGGTATTTATTCTATGGTTCTGATGTATTTCGAACCGTAGGACAGCTGTCTGGTGGAGAGTGGACACGACTTCGACTGGCACTGCTGATGCATCAAAAGCCAAACCTGCTCTTGCTTGACGAGCCGACGAATCATCTGGACATTGCCTCCAGAGAAGCGCTGGAAGAGGCGCTATCTGATTATACCGGGACAGTTCTTGCGATTTCTCATGACCGCTATTTTGTAAATCGATTGGCACAGCGAATATGGGAACTTCAGGATGGCCGGCTGACCGTTTTTCATGGTAACTATGATGCTTTCCGTGAAAAAAAGCTTGAGCAACTGACAAGGACGCAAGCCTATGCACATGAAACGCTTAAGCAGGATCATTCAGACAGACTGCTGAGTGGGTTCTCCCACCGGGTGGAGCCATCATCGATGTCTTCATCTGGAGATAAGGTAGCGCATAGCAAAAAAGAGCGCGTCGATCTAAATACTTCTATGGAATTGCAGAAGAAATCAAGGAATAGTGAGCGCTATGCGGAGGTCAAGATTCAGCAGCTCGAACAAGATATTGCCACGCTGGAAGCTAGAATTCATGAGCTCGATTCAAAGATGGAAGTGGAGTCAGTACAGGCAGAGGAGACCGATCATCTGGTTAAGCTGGAACAACGGTGGAAGGAGCGTGAAACTCTTGCTCAGCGGCGTGATGAGCTTCTATCAGAGTGGCTGGAGCTTTCCTAG